The following are encoded in a window of Bacillota bacterium genomic DNA:
- a CDS encoding DUF6516 family protein yields MVDTRRLRDVLVDRFPDLVAGVSLPGTNRLRVLVRDGSIVDVWFSLWFEDRYSYHWERRAIDGTLYRCDNAPHERWASVKTFPHHFHDGSEEGVVESFVPAEPEAGLVRFMEFVQERLKAKDPHP; encoded by the coding sequence GTGGTCGATACACGTCGGTTGCGCGACGTGTTGGTTGATCGGTTCCCTGACCTCGTCGCAGGAGTATCGCTCCCCGGGACCAACCGGCTGCGGGTGCTCGTCAGGGATGGCAGTATCGTGGACGTCTGGTTCTCCTTGTGGTTCGAAGACCGCTACAGCTACCACTGGGAACGACGCGCTATCGACGGCACACTCTACCGGTGCGATAACGCGCCCCACGAGCGCTGGGCGTCCGTGAAGACTTTTCCCCATCATTTCCACGACGGCTCCGAGGAAGGGGTGGTCGAGAGCTTTGTTCCTGCTGAGCCGGAAGCTGGCCTTGTCCGCTTCATGGAGTTCGTCCAGGAACGCTTGAAAGCCAAAGACCCTCACCCCTGA